CGAATTCAACTTTTACAAAACCGAATAATACCGTACATAtcacgttccgtacgtttgccgaattacgaattgctaactaggggccAGATGACAGATTACATGAATCAAGTCGAGGTCGGATAACACTCTATACAGCACATATGTGCTAAATAACATTCGCAGACACATAAATGTACTGAAGCTCTTTGTGGTTGGAGAACAAACAAGATGGAGTCTTTGCTTCTCAcagttaatggtggtggtggtgtttctTTCTTCAACTCCTCCTCCCGTTCATCCTTCTCTAATTCACTCTCTAAAACAATTTCTAAGTAAGTTCGTCTCCATCAAGTCATCCTTCATTTTTATTATATGGAATTATTGGTTTGTTTAACCCCTCGATGTTTTCTTTCTATTTAGCTTCATCTTTTAAAAGGAAAATTCAATTAATCTGGATGATTGAGAAAATTAAGGTCGAAAAGTTTGTGGGGTTTTTCTGACGTTTTAGTTTAATAGCTCTAGAGGAAACCCTCTTGTTCAATTGTTTACTCTCACTGTACACCCTTAGACAAAATGCTTCAATTGATAGACATATCAAGTGATCAGTGCTTTAGTTAAAGACTAGAACTAAAACAACACATCATTGAACATTTTTGAAGCTACTAAGAGGAGTAGAATAGATGTATTTTGATGTTCTTGATCTACTGCTTACTTTTGTGGGTAGTCATTTGCGTCTTTAATTTGCTTACTATTGTTCAGGTGGGAATTGAAAAATTACCAAAATCTAAGGCTTACGAATGTGGGTAATGTGGGTATTCGTAGGATGCACGGCAAGGCATCATGGCTCTTGGCAAATCCTAATGTATGCACCAATCCAAGGCTTCTACATGTATAATGCCAATATTTTTCGATTTGCATTTGCTGAAAGATATTAGGTATGTTTTGCATGATTTTGCTAATCAACCATggcataaaaaaaatcaaaatccataaTCATGATTTTTCTATGCAAAACAATCTTAATTATGATTGATAATTGCCATTGTTTTCATGGGGATTATTTTTTCAACACCCATAATAGGGTTTAAAGTACTTCACACTTGTGAATTCTGTGCCAGACTGCCAGTTAATCTGGACATGCGATAACAacccaattttttattttattttaaggaAGCTTGTTTAGAAATAAATACCTTTGTCGCCGTCTGGGTTAATGCATATGCCGCATATCTTCGCATACATAGTACCTCTTTTGCAATGTGTCAATTTATTTTCTAGCGTTAGGTGTTGACAACTGAAGACAATAATTTCTAACAGGTATACATTGTGCCTGTTCAAGTATCAGCGGGGAAAGGAAATCCTGGGGAAGTTGTTATGGTTGACCCTTTGGAGGCCAAACGCTTAGCTActaaacaaatggaagaaatcaAAGCCAGAGAGAAACTTGGGGTGAGTCAACTTTTATTATTCTTGGTGATCTATACTTTTTTTGTCCTCTTCAGTCTTCATATTTGTTCAAGGTGCCGTTGGATCGATAAAGGTGATAGCCTCGTCAAATGCATTTTCTGGAATATTAAAGTTTTCGTTACTCAGTAGAATCTAAGCAATTAGCTAATATCCACAATGATTATTGAGAGAGATAGGTCATGAACGTATGGATCACCCGAGGCCTCTACATTTTCATCAAAATCATCCAAAGGCACATTCCTGGGATTATTGTCTGCTCAGCATGTACATGTTTTATACTCTGGAATTTTACAACACTAAACCTTCTTAGCCTGACAATTCTTTACTGACTGTTTGATTAATAGATATGAAGATTTAACTTGGGGATGAGATCATCTCCAGCATCAACCCTAAGTCCCTTAGATATCCTTACAGGGGTCATTAATAGATGATGCATCATGTTATTCCATCTCATATGACTTCCTAGTAACTTTTATTTGGAAGGGTACAAACAagttcttttcttattttttgatgAGTACAAATTATGTCTATATAAACATGTTGGCCTTCGAGCCCTGCTACATTGGCCTTCTATACGACATACTTTGTCTAAGATATACATGATGAGCATTTCGATCTCCATTAGGGTTGCCAAAATTTATGGTGCCTTGTATTATGCCAATCCTGCGAAGGCCATGGAACTGTATTTTCAATACGGATTGTCTGACATTTCCTTGTCTAAGCACATAGAATAAAAAACGGGGATCTTTTACTAGTCACAACTGTGTGCTAAAGCATCTGATTCTTGTTTGTTCATCTAACTAACTTATAGTGATGGACATGCAGAGGCAACGCCGAATTGAAGCAATCAATGGAACTTGGGCAATGCTTGGTTTAACTGCAGGTTTGGTTATTGAAGGTCGCACAGGAGATAGCATTATAACTCAGGTCAGTTTTTTAGCTCATGTTGGGATCATGAGGGAGGAACAACTTCTCAAACTATGATGCGACTACCTGATATTAATGTATGCAACCCATTCCGCATATAGTCATATAACTGTTTGCAGAATTGTGTTTGATCACGACCTAGTAATTGGGTCTAGGTTTCTTTCAATTTATCCTGACCATCGATCCTGTACAACTATTTGCTTACAGGCGTAACTTTCTTTCCTTTTGCAGTTGGAGGGATATTGGAGGAGCATCCAAAATTTCGTCTTAGCGCAACCTTCTCTGGTGTATTGGTGGAGCACTACACAGACTTTCTTATCTAATCAAGATTTCAAGAATccattttaatttgtttttcataTCAGTTCTTCTTGCCTTGGTTCAGAGTTTGTATGGGCTGTTCATCTTTGACAGTTAAAGTCAGATTTTTTTTAACAGTGTACATCATCCCATGAACACACATTACAACCATTGTTCTGGCAGCTAACAGCCTTGTAAACAGTAAAGCTTCAAATTTGTGGCCCATGTTTTTATCTCTTCCTACCACACCTAATTCCAATGCTGAGGCATCTTATAATCTTCTTCAGAGTTTTTAAGTGTCCCAAAAAGAGCCAATACACCTGAAGGGTttgcttttttatttatttttttgtttgaaaaaacCTAAAGGGTTTGCCTCCACCTAGAATTTGTACTTATAATATAAAGGAACCATAATTTGGGGCAATACGAGTAATGCTACGTTCACGCCCAATATTACCGGGGTGAGTCGGCTGTTATCACGAGATTTGTCCCGGTATTTTCTCCGGTAACCTAGCATTATTGGGGGCAATACCCGAAACTTTCATAGGGTATTGAATAGGACAAAAAAGAGGTCAGAATTAGTAATTGTGTATATCCCTTGGGCTGACTGGTGAGGGAATTGGGTATGATGATGGAGACCCAAAATCGTGGTCCAAAACTAAAAGAAAGTAAGTTACCGTTCTCTCTGTTCGAAAGCAGGTAATGTGGGAGGGGATTTACAAATAGGCAAGGATTGAAAccttaaaagaaaagaaatgaaaaacgtGGTTTCAATCCTCGCTTTCTCTTTaattatataataaaaagataataaaatatATTAATACCAGATGTTGGGCCCATCTTTGcgttttatctaaataaaacaCTTTTGGTCGCCTATATTTTAATTCCCTCCCTCATCACTAGACTAAGACCTCCCTCCTACATGATGTGGCGCGACTGTACAAGTACTCCCTTACCTCCTCCACTAGACTCAGTCTTATGCACCCATTTTTCATAATGGCAAAACTTCACTTATTTGATTAATGTTTAAAATTAGTAATTAGTGTTAATTTTAATGATTAGATGTTAATGACTAGAGTTATCATTAGTGTTATATTTAAAGACTAAcggggggttagtcgtgggagagttcgagagattttaatgtatttgtgttttctcctgttagtcgtgggggagtttgagggagtctctccacatccccgttagtcgtgggggagtttagagga
The nucleotide sequence above comes from Papaver somniferum cultivar HN1 chromosome 8, ASM357369v1, whole genome shotgun sequence. Encoded proteins:
- the LOC113302611 gene encoding uncharacterized protein LOC113302611 isoform X2, with product MESLLLTVNGGGGVSFFNSSSRSSFSNSLSKTISKMHGKASWLLANPNVYIVPVQVSAGKGNPGEVVMVDPLEAKRLATKQMEEIKAREKLGRQRRIEAINGTWAMLGLTAGLVIEGRTGDSIITQLEGYWRSIQNFVLAQPSLVYWWSTTQTFLSNQDFKNPF
- the LOC113302611 gene encoding uncharacterized protein LOC113302611 isoform X1 yields the protein MESLLLTVNGGGGVSFFNSSSRSSFSNSLSKTISKWELKNYQNLRLTNVGNVGIRRMHGKASWLLANPNVYIVPVQVSAGKGNPGEVVMVDPLEAKRLATKQMEEIKAREKLGRQRRIEAINGTWAMLGLTAGLVIEGRTGDSIITQLEGYWRSIQNFVLAQPSLVYWWSTTQTFLSNQDFKNPF